In Eubalaena glacialis isolate mEubGla1 chromosome 2, mEubGla1.1.hap2.+ XY, whole genome shotgun sequence, a single genomic region encodes these proteins:
- the BDKRB2 gene encoding B2 bradykinin receptor isoform X2, whose product MFNITSQVLEPALTGTPPQSSGCVHSDWWSWLNIIQSPFLWVLFILAALENVFVLSVFCLHKSSCTVAEVYLGNLAAADLLLACGLPFWAITIANNFDWLFGEVLCRVVNAALYMNLYSSICFLMLVSIDRYLALVKTMSMGRMRGVRWARLCSLVIWGCTLLLSLPMLVFRTMREYGAEGHNVTACIIIYPSRSWEVFTNILLNSVGFLLPLSVITFCTVQILRVLRNNEMQKFKEIQTERKATVLVLAVLLLFIVCWLPFQISTFLDTLQRLDVLSSCWDEHVIDVFTQIASYVAYSNSCLNPLVYVIVGKSFRKKSREVYRRLCRQGGCGSEPSQSENSMGTLRTSISVERQIHKLS is encoded by the coding sequence atgttcaacatcacctCGCAAGTCCTCGAGCCTGCTCTCACCGGGACCCCTCCCCAGAGCAGCGGCTGCGTCCACTCCGACTGGTGGAGCTGGCTGAACATCATTCAGTCCCCGTTCCTCTGGGTCCTCTTCATACTGGCAGCTCTCGAGAACGTCTTCGTCCTCAGCGTCTTCTGCTTGCACAAGAGCAGCTGCACGGTGGCGGAGGTCTACCTGGGCAATCTGGCCGCGGCCGACCtgctcttggcctgcgggctGCCCTTCTGGGCCATCACCATCGCCAACAACTTCGACTGGCTCTTCGGGGAGGTCCTCTGCCGCGTGGTGAACGCCGCGCTCTACATGAATCTCTACAGCAGCATCTGCTTCCTAATGCTGGTGAGCATCGACCGCTACCTGGCCCTGGTGAAGACCATGTCCATGGGCCGGATGCGCGGGGTGCGCTGGGCCCGACTCTGCAGCCTGGTGATCTGGGGCTGCACGCTGCTCCTGAGCTTGCCCATGCTGGTCTTCCGGACCATGCGGGAGTACGGGGCCGAGGGCCACAACGTCACCGCCTGCATCATCATCTACCCGTCCCGCAGCTGGGAGGTCTTCACCAACATCCTCCTGAACTCCGTGGGCTTCCTGCTGCCCCTGAGCGTCATCACCTTCTGCACCGTGCAGATCCTGCGCGTGCTGCGCAACAACGAGATGCAGAAGTTCAAGGAGATCCAGACGGAGAGGAAAGCCACCGTGCTGGTCCTGGCCGTGCTGCTACTGTTCATCGTCTGCTGGCTGCCCTTCCAGATCAGCACCTTCCTGGACACGCTGCAGCGCCTCGACGTCCTCTCCAGCTGCTGGGACGAGCACGTGATCGACGTCTTCACGCAGATCGCGTCCTACGTGGCCTATAGCAACAGCTGCCTCAACCCGCTGGTGTACGTGATCGTGGGCAAGAGCTTCCGCAAGAAGTCGCGGGAGGTGTACCGGCGGCTGTGCCGGCAGGGGGGCTGCGGTTCGGAGCCCAGCCAGAGTGAGAACTCCATGGGCACGCTGCGGACCTCCATCTCAGTGGAACGGCAGATTCACAAACTGTCGTAG
- the BDKRB2 gene encoding B2 bradykinin receptor isoform X1: MIQSVHEAVPTTASFSAKMFNITSQVLEPALTGTPPQSSGCVHSDWWSWLNIIQSPFLWVLFILAALENVFVLSVFCLHKSSCTVAEVYLGNLAAADLLLACGLPFWAITIANNFDWLFGEVLCRVVNAALYMNLYSSICFLMLVSIDRYLALVKTMSMGRMRGVRWARLCSLVIWGCTLLLSLPMLVFRTMREYGAEGHNVTACIIIYPSRSWEVFTNILLNSVGFLLPLSVITFCTVQILRVLRNNEMQKFKEIQTERKATVLVLAVLLLFIVCWLPFQISTFLDTLQRLDVLSSCWDEHVIDVFTQIASYVAYSNSCLNPLVYVIVGKSFRKKSREVYRRLCRQGGCGSEPSQSENSMGTLRTSISVERQIHKLS; this comes from the coding sequence CgccaaaatgttcaacatcacctCGCAAGTCCTCGAGCCTGCTCTCACCGGGACCCCTCCCCAGAGCAGCGGCTGCGTCCACTCCGACTGGTGGAGCTGGCTGAACATCATTCAGTCCCCGTTCCTCTGGGTCCTCTTCATACTGGCAGCTCTCGAGAACGTCTTCGTCCTCAGCGTCTTCTGCTTGCACAAGAGCAGCTGCACGGTGGCGGAGGTCTACCTGGGCAATCTGGCCGCGGCCGACCtgctcttggcctgcgggctGCCCTTCTGGGCCATCACCATCGCCAACAACTTCGACTGGCTCTTCGGGGAGGTCCTCTGCCGCGTGGTGAACGCCGCGCTCTACATGAATCTCTACAGCAGCATCTGCTTCCTAATGCTGGTGAGCATCGACCGCTACCTGGCCCTGGTGAAGACCATGTCCATGGGCCGGATGCGCGGGGTGCGCTGGGCCCGACTCTGCAGCCTGGTGATCTGGGGCTGCACGCTGCTCCTGAGCTTGCCCATGCTGGTCTTCCGGACCATGCGGGAGTACGGGGCCGAGGGCCACAACGTCACCGCCTGCATCATCATCTACCCGTCCCGCAGCTGGGAGGTCTTCACCAACATCCTCCTGAACTCCGTGGGCTTCCTGCTGCCCCTGAGCGTCATCACCTTCTGCACCGTGCAGATCCTGCGCGTGCTGCGCAACAACGAGATGCAGAAGTTCAAGGAGATCCAGACGGAGAGGAAAGCCACCGTGCTGGTCCTGGCCGTGCTGCTACTGTTCATCGTCTGCTGGCTGCCCTTCCAGATCAGCACCTTCCTGGACACGCTGCAGCGCCTCGACGTCCTCTCCAGCTGCTGGGACGAGCACGTGATCGACGTCTTCACGCAGATCGCGTCCTACGTGGCCTATAGCAACAGCTGCCTCAACCCGCTGGTGTACGTGATCGTGGGCAAGAGCTTCCGCAAGAAGTCGCGGGAGGTGTACCGGCGGCTGTGCCGGCAGGGGGGCTGCGGTTCGGAGCCCAGCCAGAGTGAGAACTCCATGGGCACGCTGCGGACCTCCATCTCAGTGGAACGGCAGATTCACAAACTGTCGTAG
- the BDKRB1 gene encoding B1 bradykinin receptor, translating into MASRTLLELQSSNQSQLPPANATSCDSAQEAWDLLHSVLPTFIITICFCGLLGNLFVLSVFLLARRRLNAAEIYLANLAASDLVFVLGLPFWAENIWKEFNWPFGAPLCRVVNGVIKANLFISIFLVVVISQDRYCVLVYPMASRRRRRRRRAQATCVLIWAVGGLLSIPTFLLRSVKAVPELNISACVLLYPNEAWPFARMVELNVLGFLLPLVAIVFFNSHILAALRGRGKVNKTRHGGPTDGKTTALILTLVAAFLLCWTPYHFFAFLEFLFQVWAVRGCFWENFTDLGLQWANFFAFINSCLNPVIYIFLGRLFRTKVWELYKRCIPR; encoded by the coding sequence ATGGCCTCCCGGACCCTCCTGGAGCTCCAGTCCTCCAACCAGAGCCAGCTCCCGCCTGCAAATGCCACGTCCTGTGACAGCGCTCAGGAAGCCTGGGACCTGCTGCATAGCGTCTTACCCACATTTATCATCACCATCTGCTTCTGTGGGCTGCTGGGAAACCTCTTCGTGCTGTCCGTCTTTCTCTTGGCCCGACGGCGTCTGAACGCGGCAGAAATCTACCTGGCCAACCTGGCGGCTTCCGACCTGGTGTTCGTCTTGGGCTTGCCCTTCTGGGCAGAGAACATCTGGAAGGAATTCAACTGGCCTTTCGGAGCCCCCCTCTGCCGCGTGGTCAACGGCGTCATCAAGGCCAATCTCTTCATCAGCATCTTCCTGGTGGTGGTCATCAGCCAGGACCGCTACTGCGTGCTGGTGTACCCCATGGCCAGCCGGAggcggcggcgacggcggcgggCTCAGGCCACCTGCGTGCTCATCTGGGCCGTGGGGGGCCTCCTAAGTATCCCCACGTTCCTGCTGCGCTCCGTCAAAGCTGTCCCGGAACTGAATATCTCCGCCTGTGTGCTGCTGTACCCCAACGAGGCCTGGCCCTTTGCAAGGATGGTGGAGTTAAATGTGCTGGGGTTTCTCCTCCCACTGGTTGCGATTGTCTTCTTCAACTCTCACATCCTGGCAGCCCTGCGCGGGCGGGGGAAGGTCAACAAGACAAGGCACGGGGGGCCCACGGATGGCAAGACCACGGCCCTGATCCTCACGCTCGTGGCGGCCTTCCTGCTCTGCTGGACCCCCTACCACTTCTTTGCCTTCCTGGAATTCCTGTTCCAGGTGTGGGCTGTCAGAGGCTGCTTCTGGGAGAATTTCACCGACCTGGGCCTGCAATGGGCCAACTTCTTTGCTTTCATCAACAGCTGCCTGAATCCAGTGATTTATATCTTTTTGGGCCGGCTTTTCAGGACCAAGGTCTGGGAACTTTATAAACGATGCATCCCTAGATGA